From the genome of Geminicoccaceae bacterium:
GATCATTCGGGGGACGTGCTTGCGGCCATTCTCGACCGCGCGGAAGAAATGAAGAGCGGGCGGGATTGCAGCAAGCCACTGGCGGGCAAGACCCTGGCGATGATCTTTGAAAAATCGTCGACACGTACCCGCGTCTCGTTCGAAGTGGCGGCCTATCAGCTCGGCGGCCAGGCCATCATGCTGTCGAGCCGGGAGATGCAGATGGGGCGCGGGGAAACGGTCGCGGACACCGCCCGCGTCCTGTCGCGCTACGTCGATCTCATCATGATCCGCACGGATGCCCATCACAAGCTGACCGAACTTGCCGAATTTGCCACGGTGCCGGTGATCAATGGCCTGACTGACGACAGCCACCCGTGCCAGTTGATGGCCGATGTGCTGACGATTCGCGAGAAGCTGGGATCCGTGCGCGGCAGGCGGATCGCCTATGTCGGCGATATCGCCAACAATATGGGACGTTCATTCATTCATGCCGCCGTGCGTTTCGGTTTTGACCTGCGACTTGCAGGCCCCGCCGAACTCGCTCCGGCAACGGCCGATATCGACTGGGCCCGCGATCATCAATGCCACATCGCGGTGACGACCGATCCCGTCGAGGCCGTAGCCGGTGCGGATGCCGTCATCACGGATACCTGGGTGTCGATGGGCGACGACGATACGGACCGCCGGCACGAGATCCTCAAGCCCTATCAGGTGAATGATGCGCTCATGCGTCACGCCGCACGTGATGCCATCTTCATGCACTGCCTGCCGGCTCATCGCGGTGAGGAGATGTCGGCTTCCGTCATTGACGGTCCGCAATCGGTCGTATTCGACGAGGCGGAAAATCGACTGCATGCGCAGAAGGCCATCATGGCCTGGTGCCTCGAAGAACATTGAACTGATCTGGCATGTGCAAGACCGTCGCCTCCCGGACGCCGAACTGCTAAGTAACGTTCATGTCCGACCTGCGCCCCATCTCCGATGTTCTCCGCCCGTTCCAGATTGAGCGGACGCAGCTGCGTGGCC
Proteins encoded in this window:
- the argF gene encoding ornithine carbamoyltransferase, coding for MRHFLDLCDHSGDVLAAILDRAEEMKSGRDCSKPLAGKTLAMIFEKSSTRTRVSFEVAAYQLGGQAIMLSSREMQMGRGETVADTARVLSRYVDLIMIRTDAHHKLTELAEFATVPVINGLTDDSHPCQLMADVLTIREKLGSVRGRRIAYVGDIANNMGRSFIHAAVRFGFDLRLAGPAELAPATADIDWARDHQCHIAVTTDPVEAVAGADAVITDTWVSMGDDDTDRRHEILKPYQVNDALMRHAARDAIFMHCLPAHRGEEMSASVIDGPQSVVFDEAENRLHAQKAIMAWCLEEH